The DNA region GCGCGGGTAATAGTCGAAAGGCTTTTTACAGCCCTTGGGGCGGACTGATTCCCACAGCTTTTGATGATTGTAGGTATCTCCCGACTTCGCCGTGCACTCGGGATATTTTCTGTCAAATGGGAAAGTCAGCAGTTCGCCGTTTATCAACCAGAACACGCCTTTTTTCAAGGTTATTTGATCACCTCTCCGAAATATTCCTCAAGTGGAAGAGTCGCTCCCGAATGTTTGCCGCCCTCGATGATGCGAAAACGGGGATTATCCAGAAGATCTTTTGTAAATTCGTGATCTCCCAGCACTTCATCCTGCGAACCTATGATACAGCTGACTTTTTCGCTTTTGAGCTTTGAAAACTCACCGAACAGTCCTATCATGTATTTTGTATACTCGGGAAAAGCCAGAAAAGCCATGAGGAACGGGTTCACCAGTATCACGGGGATATCACTTTTCACGGACAGCGCCGCCGCATAAAAACCTCCCAGACTTGTGCCGACAATGATATCGGGAGACTTTTCCTCAGCAATACTGCGAAGCCTGCCCATGATATCGTCGGGCGACTCGTTTTCATAGTCAAAAGCGGGTGAGATGATCTCGTGACCAAGTTTTGCAAGCGCCTTATAAGCGCTGTTCTCGGGGCTTCCGTTGTAGCCGTGGATATTAAGTATACGCATGATTTTTGCTCCTTTCGGGTGAAAAATATACCGAAGCATTTTCGACTTCGGTATATAGTATATCATATGGGATGGGGAGAAAAGCGGCGGTGTGTCTGCTCTAAAAAAATCAGGGAACAGCAACTTGTCTGTTCCCTTTAACTTATAAATTCTTTATACCTTATAATTAATTATCGTTTATCTTGCTCAACACAATTTTAACAAAATCTTCTTTATTACTTCCTCTTTTTCTTTCAATCTCCTTTATTACAGATGCATCACTTGTTCCTATAAGCCAAAGAACTCTATCTATAATAAAAACAGATGTATTTGTATCTTCAGCCATTAAATTCACTGCCTTAAATACAGATTCGTCATTATCATCTGCTAATTTAAGTCCTGTCAAAATATAAGTTAAAACATTATCAGGTTTTGCAAAACCATTTGCTCCAATGTCTTTTAACCAATTACATACCATTTTAAATTTCCAAAGAAAAATATTTCGAGAAACGATTTCTTTCGCAAGCTGTATTCTTTCATCAGTATTATTGGGTTGATTTAAATAGCAAAGCAATTCTTCAATGGAATTAAAGTTAGAAAGATAGTCTGCTACTCCACATATGTTTCTTGCAAATTTACACCAAGAATTATTTGGGGTATCTTCTCCGTCTTAAATTATTTTGTCACGAAAAAGTCTATAAAGCTTTTGATAGCGTTCGTCTTTTCCAGAGCCGTATTGATTAAGAACTTTCTTATAATCAAAATCAAATAGGCATTCCTTGATTATTGAATAGTTTTCGTTATAATGTATAACACCACTAATAACGGTAATGTCTCTGACGGAACTAACAGCTACTTCGAATGCTTCTTCTAATGTATCAATTTTAGGCATAATAAAGTATTGCTGATATTTCAACGAATTTGCATTTTGCTCCAAGTATTTTTTTGCTTCATTAAAGATAATACGATTTTTCTCATGGGTATCCATTATAATCCCTCCTCCATTCATATTTTCAAACTCTACGTCCAAGGCCTAAGCTATAACCCTATTATACCACACCCGCAAGCAAAAGTCAATGTAAATAAACTAATTCAAATATATAACAAATTTTAAATATCAAAACCTCTCCGCCTTAAAAAACTCAATGGAATCCTTGTCTTCGTAGGTCACTTTTGCTGAACAATACTGAAAAGCATCTTTTCTTATACGCTTCATGCTTGCGGGCACGTAGATAGTCTTCACCTTGCGGCAGCCAATAAATCCACCGAATGAATGCTCATCACCTATCTGCGTGACGCTTTCGGGAATGATGATATCACCGCTTTTTTCCACGGGGCATCTCAGCAGGATAGTCTTTTCATTATTATAAAGAATTCCTTTACTGCTGGTATAGTGCTGGTTGAACAGGTCAACTTCAAACTCTTCAAGAGCAGGCGCACTTAATGAAAGATCGTCGAAATCATCCACATCTTTTCCAATGGTGATCTTTTTCAGCGATGTACAGCCGTTAAAAACCTGCGTATATAATGAAGTCACTCCTGCGGGAATGGTTATCTCTTCCAGAGCTGTACAGAACATGAACATATCGTCGTTGATAGAAAAGGGCATATAGTTCGGGAACACTACCTTTTTTAACGAAGAACACTCAGTAAAGGCACCGGGACAGATCAGCTTTACCGAAGACGGAATGACGATTTCCTCGATGTTATAGCACCCTGCGAAAGCGTCATCCAGTATATCGATCACCGTATCGGGTATCACGAATCGTTTCGTATCGATAGCGTTCGGACAGCGTATCAGCGCGGTCATGTCCCTGCTGTACAGAACGCCGTCCACGCTCACATAGTTGGGATTATCTTCGTTTGCAGTTATCTCAACAAGCTCATCGCAGTTCCACAGAGCAAAATTTATCTCGCCTTCTTCCCAGGGGTAGAGGCTGTTGGGGATATGAATGGAAGTAAGTTCGTCACGATCATCGAAAGCATGATACCTGATGTCCTTAACGCCCTCGGGAATGACCGCCCTTGTCACGCCCTCTTCTTTGGTGTACTTTTCGAGGAAATCTCCGTTGATAATAAAACCCATATGTGCGCACCTTTTCACTTGTATCTGTCAGCCGCTTCTCTAAGTGTCTTGCCTATCTTACTGCGCAGGGATTTCGAGAACAGATCCATCGACAGATGTGCGATATTCGCCACCGTGTTAAACCGGTCAACGATATCATTTATGAGATTTACTCCTGTTTTGTTGAAGTCTTGGGGTCTGTTGTTCGTTGTTATCATTATTATAGCATATGGTATGGGGAGAAAAACGGATATGTGTTAGAGGGTGTAAAATATCCCCGATGGGGGTGTCGGGGATAAAATATTATGATAAATTTTTGGTTATAGCATTTGTTCCAGCAACATTTGTTATTCTTAAATAACTCACGTAATAAATTCAAAATATTTGAACCATCCATATGTAATGCCTGTTAAAAAGCATGAAATATCCCGACACCAAATAGTATCGGGATAGACTCATTTTTGTACTTAAAGATAATCTTCCAAATACATTCAACAAGTATAGTATATTAACCTAAATACATATCCATAGCTTGATAATACTTTAATACACTACTGTCTGCTTCATTAAATGAACTAGTATAGCTTGTTAAACTACCTTTAGGGTTAGTAACTAGTTCTGTTAACTCAAGATAGGAATCATAGTAATTTTTTAGTGCATCATATGCGTCTGCATATTTGTCGGGTGGATTAGTTAGTTTTTTCATCAATTCTTTTACACTATCTTGATTAGATTCAATATTTGAGATTTTGTTCTTAAATGAAGTATCACTAAATAGAGATGAAAGAGAATCATTAAAGTCGTCATTAAATTTACCATTTTTCATCGTATATTTTAATGTGTCGGTATTTCTTTCTTCATAGATGGTATCTGACCAAACATCGTGAATTAGTCCTCCAGCAGATTCAGCATCAGCTGCACCAGAGAGCATTAAAAATACAGCAGACTCTAAATCAGACTGATAAGTTTCTTCTGCTTGAGCAATCTTTTCTTTTTCCTCTTTCTCTTGTTGCTCCACTTTTATCTGTTCTTGTTTGTCATGAATAATATTCGCTGTAAGTACACCTCCGCAGATAATTATTGCAGTAATTACAGCTATGATGATTGTTTTTTTGTGAGATTTTGAAACATTTACAGAAACTACTTCAACTTTTTGGGGTTTATTGGTATTTGGAGCTGGACAGCCACAGTGAGGACATATTTCAGATCCATTTGGAATTGCCAAATTACATTCTTCGCAAAGTATAGTATCAGATTCACTTATTGATTGCATAGCAAAACCACATCTAGGACATTTTGTTGCCTTGTTACTAACATCATTAAAGCAATTTGGACATTTAATTAGAGCCATAAAATCACTCCATTTCTATATTACAATTTTAAACATAGCTTTTTATACATTATATCACAAGAATAACAAAATGTCAACGTTTACAAACAAATTAAAATATAAAACAAATTTATGCCTTGATTCACTTGTACCTGTCTGCCGCTTCTCTCAGAGTTACGGCAATATCTTCCCTCACGCGCTTCGGAGATTTCACCTCGACACAGTCAGCATACTGTATCGCCCAGTGCTTCATAGCACCCTCGCTGATACGCACACGTATCTCCAGCATATCATTTTCGAGCTGACGGATATTTGCCCTGCTGCCGAACCAGTCAACTATATCATCCATAATATATCTCGGGCAGATGAACGTACAGGTGCATACATCACCGCCCCACATATTCGGGTGTTCGGCGGTGAACTCTGCGAGATCGATACCGTTTTCAAGTCCCTTGATCACACGCACAGATACAGCATTAATCCTGGTCATCTCTATATCTTTTATCCTGTCGATACGGAATGTACTGATGTCATCATGGGTATCGTTCTTACCAAGCATATAGTATCTCCCATTCATTGAAAGCAGCTTGTACGGGCTTATGGTGTAAAGCTTAGGACTGCCTTCACTGTCAGAACGGGGATGCAGCTTCAGATCTGTGTCGTAGTCGCAGTAGTGGAATGTCACCTTTTTCCTGGCAGCTACCGCTTCACTGAGAACGGAGATATTGTAGAACAGCGACTTATTCACAGGACGCTGCTGCACAGTACCAAAAGAATTAGCCAGATGTTTTTGAGATCCCTCATCTCCAAGCTCAGCAATCTTTTTCACCAGCTCATGACACTGTTTCGGAGGAAGATAGTTTGAAAAAAGCAAACTGTCGATCATGACCTTCAGCTCACTTTCGTCCCACTTACGTTCGTGATCGTAGTACCAGTTGGTCAGTATATTTTCTTGCTGGCCGTCCTTATTTGTACGGTGATATTCCTCGTATTTCAGCGGAAAACCTGCTTCGATAAGCATGGATAGATTATGTCGTATGGTCTTGCGGTCAAGCTTCATACCGTATTCATCGTATACCAGATCAATTATCTGCTGCTGTGAATACCTTTTTTCAGGACTGCTGCAGCTTTCAAGGACTTTCAGTATGTATATTATCGCAAGTTTCTTGGGCTCATTAACTGCCATCGTTATTCCTCCTCCCGAATTTATGGGTATATTATAGCACATCTCAACTTCTTATTCAATAGAAACATGGGGAGAATTTTACTCATGTCAGTTGAATGATCTTACTCGAATAAAAACAAGCGGGAAGATACCCCATGACCGATATTCTATGTGAATGATACACATAATTATCAAGGTCTGTTTGTTTTATACGCAGATAATTATTACAACTTTCTCTGACCCGCTTATAAAATCGATTGCAACTGTCGTTACTATGGTTGACTTATTGGCGGTGATGATGTATAATTATATTAGAGTAAACGCTAAGAGTGTGTATATTCCATAAAACGCTGATCTTCTTTCAGCATCAGATTGGGAGTGACAATATGCCTTACTTAACAATTTCCGGCAAGAAGATCTATTACGAAGAATACGGCATTGGTCAGGCACCTACGCTCATTTATTTACACGGCGGTCCGGGAGAGAGTTGCCTTACATATACCTATCAGGCTAAAAAGCTCGGTGAGACTTTTCATGTCATCAGCTTTGATCAGTATGGCGTATTCCGTTCCGATGCAGTTGGCGATGAGCCGCTTAGCGTGAACGACCTTGTTCAGATGACCGAGCAAATGAGGGTGGCTCTTGGAATAGACAGTTGGATACCGCTCGGACATTCCTTTGGCGGAATGCTTGCACTCATCTATGCTCACACTTACCCCGACAGTATTGATGCTGTTATATACGATTGCCCGATGTGGAGTGCTTTGCATACAGCAAGAGCCATAGCAGAAGCGACCTTGCCATGCTTTGAGCGAGACGGCGTTTCCGACCAGACAGCACTTTGCAAAGAAATACTTGATAGTGCGCTTTCTTCAAGAGAAGCCTTTAAAAAGGCAATGTCAATAGATATGAATGAAGCCGTACAGCAGTATTGTCATGTAATAGAGAATAGCAGATATAACGACTATGTCAACACTCATATCCCCGACCCGATGGTAACAGAGGATTGCTGGGGTAAATTTGTCGATTTCAGGAAGAAGCTTTTTGACTCGGAGGACTTCTATGTTGACTACCTTCCGTATCTTGCAGATATTGTAAAACCGCAGCTATTGATAGTTGGCGAGTATGACATGACCTGCGGGAGATATGAACAAAAATTGTTCGCAGACAATGCACCGGACGGCAGCACCGAGATCCTTTTTGACTGCGCACATCTGACTTGGTTTGAACAACCGGAAAAATATACGGATATAATTGTAAAAATGTTTTCCAATAATGAATAATACATCCCCACGGCAAGGAGAACCATTCTCCCTGCCGTATTTTTATTCAAGCTGATTTTTCTTTCTCTTGGCAGCCTGTTCGTTCTGTAAATAGCGGTCGAGTGTCTTTTGGCTCTGCCGCTTTTTCTGTATCTGCTGGGCAAGCCTGTCCGTTTCTTTTTCTCGGTTTCCATAGTGGTGTCTCCTTTTTTTATTTCGGCGTAAGCCGATTTTATTCTGACCGCTGTGCGGTCTTTTTTCGGGGCTTGGGGTGTCCCCAACAAGCATTTGGTATTTTCGTCCGTGTGCGGCGCAAAATACAATGCTTGTTATTTTTGTTGCGCTGTCGCGCAGTTTTCTGCCTGCTGTATCTCGCAGGCTTTCGATGCTCCGTCAGCGAATTTGGAACTGTGCGACTTTATCTCTCCGCTGCTTTGGTCGGAGGTCATACTCACTCACGCTCCTGCGTGATGCCCTCAATATCATCATCTCCAAAATTGTAAACTGATACGGCGCAGTTATTGCGCAGTCTGGGCGGCAGTTTGATGAAGTGGGTGTTGCTTTTTCGGGGAGGGTGTGATATAATTGGAAATGTGAATGTGTCTTGTTATACGGAGAATATTGGTTATTTAAAGGAGAGTGAATTGTTTGAGTATTAAAAAGTCAAAGAAAAAAGTTATAGTTTCTACACTTGCAATATTTATCATTCTGTTTATCAGCTACTCTGCAATTGTATTTAAAACAATTAATCCTATAAGTTCATTCACAATATGGAAATCTGTGGCTGTGGACGGAAATGATTTTTATGAAATACAAGAGGGCACTTATGCAGGTGGAAATCCTGACATTCCAAACGAGGGATATGTATTTGTAAGCTATCAGTATTCGGCTGTTGAAGCTATGGACAAGATAGGCTTTCATGACCTTGGGCATACTTATTACAATGGCAAGGATAGACAACCAGAGTATTGTACATCAGAAGCTGGGTTTCATGCGATTATAGAGGGACGATTATTCTATCTCGGTGGATACCTTTTGGAGTATCGAGTTGTAGGTGAAGCATAGTGCTTTACAACGATTTACGACACATCAAAATATGAGTATACTTTACAAAGCTGTGTGAGCGTTTTCCGCTCCGCAGCTTTTTCTTTTCCCCGTAACAATGTGTCGAACTGGATAATGCAAGCGTAACAGAAAGTTTGAGCGCAATATCAATAGACACTGAACTGCGTTTCGCGCTATAATATTACATGGTTTATCCGGTCGGTCACTGGTCTTATATCAATCATAATATCAGCCCCTCCATTATAATTTTATCATTATGTCAATACCTTTTGGTTTATATAATTATATACCTCACTGCGCTGTATTTTCCATACTCTTTTACCTATCTTGAATCCCTTTGTCTTCCTTTTTTGGTTATTCTAAATCTCAGAATTTTATATAAATATATCACATCTACGTGATTAGAACTATTTTTATAATAGCCGAGATAATCAATGTTTCCGCCTTTATCGATTATTATCTTTTGAATAGCTGCACATATTTCTTTTTCTTCTTCATTCGGTTTGCTGGCTTCAAATGCGCTAATGCGCTGCTGTATTTCTGTTTTTTTCAGTTTAATTAACTCGTTAAGTATTCTGCCGCAAACTTCAGCATCAGAAACAGCTCTGTGTGATTGAGAATTGATAATATTATAATGCGAAGCTACGGTGTCCTGCTTATAATTTGGTAAACCGCTTATGAGTTGTCTTGAAAGAGATATCGTATCAACAAACTGAATTCTGCCATTATATCCCATTCGCATCAGTGATTCACATAGAAAAGACAAATCAAAAGTTGCATTATGAGCACATATTATGGTTTTTTCGTTAATGGCATCTCCCAAGAAAGAAACAAGAGCATTAATGTAAGGTGTCGAAGTCGAACTGTCACCATACATCTAACCGTCCTCGGAGTGCTATGCTCCAAGGACGGTTTTTAGGCACTGGTTATAACTGTACAATCGACCTTGTATACTTTATGCCTACTCCGTGTCTGATCCAACACAAAATACAGGTGATCAGTCCCACGGAAATCAATTTTCAAAAAATCAGGTTTCAAAAGTTACATTTATATTTCAGATTGTACAAATTACTGGACAGAGCACCTGGAAAATGATATAATATAGGCATGAATAATGGAATAACCGAGTATTTTGAAGATATTGAATTATATGAGGAATATGACGGCTATTTTTGCAGTATCCCCGATATCATTACAATAGCAATTCTTGGAAGTATCTGTGGACTTAGAAACATTCATCAGATTCATCAATGGGCGACAAATGACAGAGTAAGCGAATTCTTAAAGGAGAAATTCGGAATCGATCATGTCCCTTGCTATTATTGGATATTGAGCCTGCTGAAATATGTCAAGCCCGAATCGCTCAACCGCTGTTTTGCGGATTGGGTCTATTCATTTATGCCCGAAAAGTCCAAAAGTATGACGATCTCTCTTGACGGGAAAACTGTTTGTTCGACACTTAAAATGAGTAAGATCGAAAGTCCTCTGCACATCATCAGCGCACAGGTATGCGAACTTGGATTGACCCTGGCACAACGCAGCACGGACGATAAAAGCAACGAGATACCTGCGGTGCAGGAGCTTCTGAAAGAACTGAAAATAAAGGGTAATATAGTTGTTGCGGATGCACTGAACTGTCAGAAAGAAACTGCTGAGATTATCGTAAAACAAAAGGCAGATTATCTGCTTTGCGTTAAGGATAATCACCCAAATTTGAAGAAAGATATCGAGGATTATGTGCAGGACAGTTCTCTCAGAGACACTATGCAAACAGTTTCAAGAACGGAGAAAAACCGTGGCAGAGTTGAAACAAGGACAGCGTATGTAACAACAGATATCAACTGGCTGGAACAGAAAAAAGAGTGGAAAAATCTGAAGTGCATAGGAGCCATTCATACTGAATTTGCAACGAAAAAAGGCACTTCGAGCGAATGGCACTATTACCTTTCAAGCCGCGAAATGACAGCGGAACAGCTCCTTCATCATGCAAGAATGGAATGGTCAGTTGAGTCAATGCACTGGCTGCTTGATGTTCATTTTGAAGAAGATTGGTGCAGAGTCGAAAACAAAGACGTTCAGCAATGCCTGAATATGTTCAGAAAAGCTGCGATAAATTTAATCAAGAACTTTAAAAATCGGAACAATTCTAAAGCCGCCATATCCAAACTTATGTTTGAATGTCTTATGGAGCCGCTGATGATTTCGAGGGTGATTTTTGAAAATTGATTTCCGTGGATCAGTCCGCATACATATTGACTTTTTGCAACTGATGTGCTATATTAAATGGGGATTATTCATTTGAACCGACATCTGCCATAACGAAGACAAATACAGAGACAGACGAAGCTGAAACAGAGATCAGAAGACTTGATGGTCAGCTAAGCTGCCGGGACGGCGTGAAGAATGAAAATCCAATGAGATGGAGATATAACTTTCTCTCGAACCTAGACTTGCTGCGTAGGAAATAGCAGAAGAATGGATGAGAGAGGCAGCTGCAGGGTTATCTCTGGTATATTTGAATGATAACAAAGTTGCTGCTTAGTACGCGGCATACGGTAATGAGAAAAAATATGGAGGCGATATAATGGCTGGAATGGTCATTACATTGAAAAAATCAAAGTTTGACAGCTTTGGTGATATGCTTGATGGTCTTCTTTCAAAACTGGGCAGCTATGATGCAACGGTAAAAGACCTCAAAAACACTGTCGCAAGTGTTGGATGTGAAAATGATAATCAAGTATCGAGTGATCTTGGAAATGCTATCGATGATATAGTGAATTCTGAGGAAAGCAAGGAAGAAAAGAAAGAAAAGATAAATGCTCTGAAACAGAAGATCGAAACTTTTGTCAATAATGCGGTTCAGCATGAAAAAGCTGCTGCTGATAAGATAAAAGAAAAAAAGGAAGATTTCTACAAGAAATATTCGTATCTTAAACCCGAATGCGAAAAGAGCTTCTTTGAGAAAGTAGGAGAGTTTATATCGGAGAATGTCATAGCGTTCGTGGTGGCGGCGGCGATAGTGTTAGCGGCTATAGTGATAGTGATAGTTTGTCCTGCAGCGGTGATTGCTATCATTGGAATAATAGTTGGTGCTTTATCTGCTGCAATGGGCATCGTCGATATGGCATTTATGGCTTTGACGGGTCAGGATCTTGCGGGTTGGCTGGATGAACAA from Ruminococcus albus AD2013 includes:
- a CDS encoding YqiA/YcfP family alpha/beta fold hydrolase, coding for MRILNIHGYNGSPENSAYKALAKLGHEIISPAFDYENESPDDIMGRLRSIAEEKSPDIIVGTSLGGFYAAALSVKSDIPVILVNPFLMAFLAFPEYTKYMIGLFGEFSKLKSEKVSCIIGSQDEVLGDHEFTKDLLDNPRFRIIEGGKHSGATLPLEEYFGEVIK
- a CDS encoding leucine-rich repeat domain-containing protein produces the protein MGFIINGDFLEKYTKEEGVTRAVIPEGVKDIRYHAFDDRDELTSIHIPNSLYPWEEGEINFALWNCDELVEITANEDNPNYVSVDGVLYSRDMTALIRCPNAIDTKRFVIPDTVIDILDDAFAGCYNIEEIVIPSSVKLICPGAFTECSSLKKVVFPNYMPFSINDDMFMFCTALEEITIPAGVTSLYTQVFNGCTSLKKITIGKDVDDFDDLSLSAPALEEFEVDLFNQHYTSSKGILYNNEKTILLRCPVEKSGDIIIPESVTQIGDEHSFGGFIGCRKVKTIYVPASMKRIRKDAFQYCSAKVTYEDKDSIEFFKAERF
- a CDS encoding zinc ribbon domain-containing protein, with amino-acid sequence MALIKCPNCFNDVSNKATKCPRCGFAMQSISESDTILCEECNLAIPNGSEICPHCGCPAPNTNKPQKVEVVSVNVSKSHKKTIIIAVITAIIICGGVLTANIIHDKQEQIKVEQQEKEEKEKIAQAEETYQSDLESAVFLMLSGAADAESAGGLIHDVWSDTIYEERNTDTLKYTMKNGKFNDDFNDSLSSLFSDTSFKNKISNIESNQDSVKELMKKLTNPPDKYADAYDALKNYYDSYLELTELVTNPKGSLTSYTSSFNEADSSVLKYYQAMDMYLG
- a CDS encoding helix-turn-helix transcriptional regulator, which produces MAVNEPKKLAIIYILKVLESCSSPEKRYSQQQIIDLVYDEYGMKLDRKTIRHNLSMLIEAGFPLKYEEYHRTNKDGQQENILTNWYYDHERKWDESELKVMIDSLLFSNYLPPKQCHELVKKIAELGDEGSQKHLANSFGTVQQRPVNKSLFYNISVLSEAVAARKKVTFHYCDYDTDLKLHPRSDSEGSPKLYTISPYKLLSMNGRYYMLGKNDTHDDISTFRIDRIKDIEMTRINAVSVRVIKGLENGIDLAEFTAEHPNMWGGDVCTCTFICPRYIMDDIVDWFGSRANIRQLENDMLEIRVRISEGAMKHWAIQYADCVEVKSPKRVREDIAVTLREAADRYK
- a CDS encoding alpha/beta fold hydrolase, translated to MPYLTISGKKIYYEEYGIGQAPTLIYLHGGPGESCLTYTYQAKKLGETFHVISFDQYGVFRSDAVGDEPLSVNDLVQMTEQMRVALGIDSWIPLGHSFGGMLALIYAHTYPDSIDAVIYDCPMWSALHTARAIAEATLPCFERDGVSDQTALCKEILDSALSSREAFKKAMSIDMNEAVQQYCHVIENSRYNDYVNTHIPDPMVTEDCWGKFVDFRKKLFDSEDFYVDYLPYLADIVKPQLLIVGEYDMTCGRYEQKLFADNAPDGSTEILFDCAHLTWFEQPEKYTDIIVKMFSNNE
- a CDS encoding 3'-5' exonuclease, whose protein sequence is MYGDSSTSTPYINALVSFLGDAINEKTIICAHNATFDLSFLCESLMRMGYNGRIQFVDTISLSRQLISGLPNYKQDTVASHYNIINSQSHRAVSDAEVCGRILNELIKLKKTEIQQRISAFEASKPNEEEKEICAAIQKIIIDKGGNIDYLGYYKNSSNHVDVIYLYKILRFRITKKGRQRDSR
- a CDS encoding ISAs1 family transposase, which codes for MNNGITEYFEDIELYEEYDGYFCSIPDIITIAILGSICGLRNIHQIHQWATNDRVSEFLKEKFGIDHVPCYYWILSLLKYVKPESLNRCFADWVYSFMPEKSKSMTISLDGKTVCSTLKMSKIESPLHIISAQVCELGLTLAQRSTDDKSNEIPAVQELLKELKIKGNIVVADALNCQKETAEIIVKQKADYLLCVKDNHPNLKKDIEDYVQDSSLRDTMQTVSRTEKNRGRVETRTAYVTTDINWLEQKKEWKNLKCIGAIHTEFATKKGTSSEWHYYLSSREMTAEQLLHHARMEWSVESMHWLLDVHFEEDWCRVENKDVQQCLNMFRKAAINLIKNFKNRNNSKAAISKLMFECLMEPLMISRVIFEN